The DNA sequence TGCCGCGGCGGTGGCGCAGCGCGGCGCCACTGTGGAGCGACGGGTCGTTCGCCTCGATCGCCCCGATGCTGGCCAGCCACTGCGTGGTGGCCGCGGTGCGTTCAGCCACTGTCGGGATGCCCATCGAGGCCAGCGCCACCGCGCCGTTCACCGACGGCAGTTGGCTGCTGTCGCACAACGGCGTGGTGAACCGCGAAGTCCTGACTGTCACCGATCGTGCCGAATCGGTGTGTGACAGTGCCGTACTGTCGGCGGCGATCTTTGCCCGCGGGGTGGCATCGCTGGGCGAGGTGATCACGGAGATCGGTGCGGCTGACCCGCAAGCGCGACTGAACATAGTGGCTGCCAACGGTTCCCGGATGTTGGCGACGACCTGGGGAGATACCTTGTCGATGTTGCACGGTGCCGATGGGGTGGTGCTGGCCAGCGAGCCCTACGACGACGACCCACGCTGGGTGGATATCCCAGACAAGCACCTGGTGGAAGCGTACGACGGCGAGGTCCGTGTCACGGCCTTGGATGCCATCCGATGACGGTCTCGATAGCCAATCATCTGGCGGCCGACGCGGCGCGCACCGCACTGCGGGCCGATGTCCGCCAAGGGCTGGCGCAGCATCCGAAGTCTTTGCCACCCAAGTGGTTCTACGATGACGTCGGCAGCGAGCTGTTCGACCAGATCACCCGGCTGCCCGAGTATTACCCGACCCGCGCCGAGGCGGAGATCCTGCGGGCACATTCGGGCGAGGTGGCGGCGCTGTCGGGTGCGGACACCCTGGTCGAACTGGGCAGCGGCACCTCGGAAAAAACCCGGATGCTGCTCGACGCACTGCAGGACGCCGGGACGCTGCGCCGATTCATCCCGTTCGACGTGGACGCCGGGGTGCTGGAGACGGCGGGGGAGGCGATTGCCGGTGACTATCCCGGCGTGCGAGTGGACGGTGTCTGCGGCGACTTCGAGCACCATCTGGCGCAGATCCCCGACGGTGGCAGACGATTGTTCGTGTTTCTGGGATCGACCATCGGCAACCTGACACCGGGTCCACGTG is a window from the Mycobacterium sp. SVM_VP21 genome containing:
- the egtD gene encoding L-histidine N(alpha)-methyltransferase, translated to MTVSIANHLAADAARTALRADVRQGLAQHPKSLPPKWFYDDVGSELFDQITRLPEYYPTRAEAEILRAHSGEVAALSGADTLVELGSGTSEKTRMLLDALQDAGTLRRFIPFDVDAGVLETAGEAIAGDYPGVRVDGVCGDFEHHLAQIPDGGRRLFVFLGSTIGNLTPGPRADFLADLAAVMHDGDGLLLGTDLVKDTGRLVCAYDDAAGVTAAFNRNVLAVVNRELDADFDLDEFAHVARWNSAEQRIEMWLRARRAQHVVVGALDMAVDFVAGEEMLTEVSCKFRPEQVADELADAGLRRRRWWTDAAGDFGLSLAIK
- the egtC gene encoding ergothioneine biosynthesis protein EgtC → MCRHLGWLGRPRSLAELMLEPPQGLLVQSYAPRRQQHGLLNADGWGAGLFDGDVPRRWRSAAPLWSDGSFASIAPMLASHCVVAAVRSATVGMPIEASATAPFTDGSWLLSHNGVVNREVLTVTDRAESVCDSAVLSAAIFARGVASLGEVITEIGAADPQARLNIVAANGSRMLATTWGDTLSMLHGADGVVLASEPYDDDPRWVDIPDKHLVEAYDGEVRVTALDAIR